Proteins encoded in a region of the Candidatus Hydrogenedentota bacterium genome:
- a CDS encoding aspartate dehydrogenase, whose translation MSRMRVGLVGCGNIGADLCIALQRGTIPAEIVALTDIDEGRAQLLRNSFQLNAKICDLDENASSIDFLVECAQPSVVKEVVEAAIRHQHDCLIMSVGGLMEHPELFEASRANSIQIRVPSGALCGLDGVRSAMEAGLHRVVLTTRKPPKGLSGAPYLVKNGIDVDNLNEAMVVFEGSAREACRAFPHNVNVAAALSLAGIGPDETMVRVIADPRATCNSHEIVAEGAFGHLKTLTENLASPRNAKSSYLASLSAVAELRSAAAYFAAHHTV comes from the coding sequence ATGTCACGGATGAGGGTGGGGCTCGTCGGATGCGGTAACATCGGAGCCGACTTGTGCATTGCGCTCCAGCGAGGGACTATCCCCGCGGAGATCGTGGCACTCACGGATATTGACGAGGGGCGCGCCCAGTTGCTGCGCAACTCGTTTCAGTTGAATGCGAAGATTTGCGACCTGGACGAGAACGCCTCGTCGATCGATTTCCTTGTGGAGTGCGCTCAACCGAGCGTCGTCAAGGAAGTTGTCGAAGCGGCGATCCGGCACCAGCACGATTGCCTCATTATGAGCGTCGGGGGCTTGATGGAGCATCCCGAACTCTTCGAGGCGTCGCGCGCCAACAGCATCCAGATTCGGGTGCCGTCGGGCGCGTTGTGCGGCTTGGACGGCGTACGTTCCGCCATGGAAGCCGGGTTGCATCGCGTCGTGTTGACGACGCGCAAGCCTCCGAAGGGGTTGTCGGGCGCGCCGTATCTCGTGAAGAACGGGATCGACGTGGACAACCTGAACGAGGCAATGGTGGTGTTCGAGGGGTCCGCGCGCGAGGCGTGCAGGGCGTTTCCGCACAACGTGAATGTGGCGGCGGCGCTGAGCCTGGCGGGCATTGGCCCGGACGAGACGATGGTACGAGTCATCGCCGATCCGCGAGCGACATGCAATTCGCATGAAATCGTCGCGGAAGGGGCGTTTGGCCATTTGAAGACCTTGACCGAGAACCTGGCTTCGCCGCGGAATGCCAAATCCAGCTATTTGGCATCGCTGTCGGCGGTGGCTGAGTTGCGGTCGGCAGCCGCGTACTTCGCGGCGCACCATACGGTCTAA
- a CDS encoding iron-containing alcohol dehydrogenase, whose protein sequence is MYKNPHLDSGHGIARKLRDLPGKALVITMEAPWNLLQEHAPWHPHWVHMVTDMNRDTVYQAAERLPHCDIVVGIGGGSCVDTAKYIAWKRGCRMILVPTIISVDAPLTNTIAIRVDKTVQYVGDIFPEELLIDYDLIQKAPKELNRAGACDIISIHTALYDWRLAHDLNGETYSEEIAKQAKECLDELDRNAEEVYNVTPKGIDTVLDLFRREVEFCTRLGSSRPEEGSEHIVAYCLEYQTRRHFLHADLVALGVFMMSRLQSHSHEWAVDLMKRLGLRYRCEDATPLEISQCLMKLTEFKAYAKLFYSVLDTVSITGDFIDDAMYALYRS, encoded by the coding sequence GTGTATAAGAACCCCCATCTCGATTCAGGTCATGGCATTGCACGCAAACTACGCGATTTGCCTGGCAAGGCGCTTGTCATAACCATGGAAGCGCCATGGAACCTGCTCCAGGAACACGCCCCCTGGCACCCTCACTGGGTGCACATGGTTACCGACATGAATCGAGACACCGTTTACCAGGCCGCCGAACGTCTCCCCCATTGCGACATCGTCGTGGGCATCGGTGGCGGCTCGTGCGTGGACACGGCCAAGTACATCGCGTGGAAGCGCGGTTGCCGTATGATCCTCGTGCCCACCATCATTTCTGTTGACGCCCCCCTCACCAACACGATTGCCATCCGTGTCGACAAAACGGTTCAGTACGTGGGCGACATCTTTCCGGAAGAACTTCTCATCGACTACGACCTCATCCAGAAAGCGCCCAAGGAACTCAACCGGGCCGGCGCTTGCGACATCATCAGCATTCACACGGCTCTCTACGACTGGAGGCTCGCCCACGACCTCAACGGCGAAACGTATTCCGAGGAAATTGCGAAGCAGGCCAAGGAATGCCTGGACGAGTTGGACCGCAACGCTGAGGAGGTCTACAACGTCACGCCGAAAGGTATCGATACCGTCCTTGACCTGTTTCGGAGAGAAGTGGAGTTTTGCACGCGCCTTGGCTCAAGCCGGCCCGAAGAAGGCTCCGAGCACATCGTAGCCTATTGCCTCGAGTATCAGACGCGCCGCCATTTCCTGCATGCCGATCTCGTCGCCCTGGGCGTATTCATGATGTCGCGCCTCCAGAGCCACTCTCACGAGTGGGCGGTGGACCTCATGAAACGGCTTGGATTGCGCTACCGTTGCGAAGACGCCACCCCGCTGGAAATCTCTCAGTGCTTGATGAAGCTCACCGAGTTCAAGGCCTACGCCAAACTCTTCTACAGCGTACTCGACACCGTCTCCATCACCGGCGACTTTATCGATGACGCCATGTACGCGCTATACCGCTCGTGA
- the rpmA gene encoding 50S ribosomal protein L27, whose product MAHKKAGGSSRNGRDSNAQRLGVKKFGGQPVIAGNILVRQRGTQFHPGQNVGRGTDDTLFALTDGVVRFRNLRGGRQCVDVVEAAGE is encoded by the coding sequence ATGGCTCATAAAAAGGCAGGCGGCAGCTCGCGAAACGGTCGCGACAGTAATGCCCAGCGTCTTGGCGTTAAGAAGTTTGGCGGCCAGCCGGTTATCGCCGGCAATATCCTCGTCCGTCAGCGCGGCACACAGTTCCATCCGGGGCAGAACGTAGGGCGCGGCACCGACGATACGCTCTTCGCGTTGACGGATGGCGTGGTCCGGTTCCGGAACCTTCGCGGTGGCCGGCAGTGCGTGGACGTGGTTGAGGCGGCCGGCGAATAA
- the rplU gene encoding 50S ribosomal protein L21 — MYAVVTTGGKQVKLAQGDLVRVEKIEGPVGDTVELQSVCLLAKEDGLVVDPKALESAKVVCEIIQQGRAKKIRVFKKKRKKNYTRTQGHRQLYTQLKVRSIEA; from the coding sequence ATGTACGCAGTGGTGACTACCGGAGGCAAGCAAGTGAAGCTTGCTCAAGGCGACCTTGTACGGGTCGAAAAAATCGAAGGACCGGTCGGCGACACGGTTGAGCTGCAAAGCGTCTGCCTGCTGGCGAAAGAGGACGGTCTTGTGGTCGACCCGAAAGCGCTCGAAAGCGCGAAGGTCGTGTGCGAGATCATTCAGCAAGGGCGTGCGAAGAAAATTCGCGTCTTCAAAAAGAAGCGCAAGAAGAACTACACGCGCACCCAGGGTCATCGCCAGTTGTACACGCAACTCAAAGTCCGCTCCATCGAGGCGTAA
- a CDS encoding carboxypeptidase-like regulatory domain-containing protein: MQRQSKRTCAIAVVVTVVLFVTVSAYFGFFRSWTEPDTPPPQSFTQADNTTDAGSEESTEAGAKHNPIRVTGHVYDQSNQPIANALVKFSADPKSRPLATLLSSSVQQANAYIHEARSDATGAYTIEILHANVLYFAFASKDGYMPEGNDFIVPEEGLKGVDFVLGQAGYLSGRVLDMKRTPVHFVTVLAMRSKDGQEIGGWAESKPSDAEGNFEITQIAPGIEHRIRIRHLPPDAKEIYGLGMEIAPEPPLFVTLGAGERREGFEIILPWDPERRVAGTVHNKHGKPIENADVIATFDENQTPRAAPCKSDTEGHFLIKYIEPHMDSVTLRATHILYESAVIERVPVGSENIDIILPPPDRGDINGVVLDKQTREPIADARVILRAVDLSSGEYWKVHLSLGQNVDIVEQTTVTGSNGEFTLKNSRTGNAKVLIVAEGYGQSIHTIPVVKDSGVPVEILLDAQGTLDVSIRKTGDLSEYPLEWISLLLRPAGDSDARFEMSDSYSEADNQKYQKDMKTTCEMPEPHLKIALAPGSYDVVATIKSLGTQAEGMMTTRIAAYATAEVVSGSTTTLRFDMGGSGALEGTIATAIDDVKCVLTLLPGSDAAVPEGIDLSSPDENGLGGRLTTVTSQKTVYSNHFGPGSFVMPFLQEGSYTLVVTSERKDGTTYVREKRNVTIRAGESVSLDIGD, translated from the coding sequence ATGCAAAGGCAAAGCAAAAGGACCTGTGCCATAGCGGTTGTAGTGACGGTAGTTCTCTTCGTTACCGTTTCAGCGTACTTTGGGTTCTTCCGTTCCTGGACCGAGCCTGACACTCCTCCGCCACAATCGTTCACGCAGGCAGACAACACGACCGACGCCGGTTCTGAGGAATCTACGGAAGCCGGTGCGAAGCATAACCCTATCCGCGTGACCGGACATGTGTACGACCAGTCCAATCAACCTATAGCAAACGCGCTCGTAAAGTTCTCCGCAGACCCGAAATCCCGGCCGCTGGCTACGCTGCTCTCTTCGTCCGTGCAACAAGCAAACGCATACATTCATGAGGCCCGTTCGGACGCGACCGGGGCCTATACCATCGAGATTCTTCATGCGAACGTACTCTATTTTGCCTTTGCATCGAAAGACGGGTACATGCCGGAGGGCAACGATTTCATCGTTCCGGAAGAGGGTCTTAAGGGAGTCGACTTCGTACTTGGTCAGGCAGGATATCTCTCCGGACGCGTTCTAGACATGAAGCGCACCCCCGTGCACTTCGTCACCGTGCTGGCCATGCGCAGCAAGGATGGCCAGGAAATCGGCGGATGGGCCGAATCCAAACCTTCCGATGCGGAGGGAAACTTCGAGATCACGCAGATCGCGCCGGGAATCGAGCACAGGATCAGAATCCGCCATCTCCCGCCGGACGCAAAGGAAATCTACGGCCTCGGTATGGAGATTGCCCCGGAACCACCGCTCTTCGTCACGCTCGGTGCAGGGGAACGGCGCGAAGGCTTCGAAATCATCCTGCCTTGGGACCCGGAGCGGCGTGTCGCGGGCACGGTTCACAATAAGCATGGTAAGCCGATTGAGAATGCAGACGTCATAGCCACGTTTGACGAGAACCAAACCCCGCGCGCCGCGCCCTGCAAATCGGACACGGAGGGCCACTTCTTGATTAAATACATTGAGCCACACATGGACTCCGTCACCTTGCGGGCAACGCACATCCTCTACGAGTCAGCGGTAATTGAGCGGGTTCCCGTGGGTTCCGAGAACATCGATATCATCCTCCCGCCGCCCGACCGGGGAGACATCAATGGCGTGGTCCTGGACAAACAGACCCGCGAGCCCATAGCCGACGCAAGGGTAATCTTGCGCGCGGTGGACTTGTCTTCCGGCGAGTACTGGAAGGTACATCTCTCCCTGGGGCAAAACGTGGATATCGTCGAGCAGACGACGGTCACCGGGTCGAATGGCGAATTCACTCTCAAGAACTCGCGGACAGGCAACGCGAAAGTCCTCATCGTGGCGGAAGGGTACGGCCAATCGATACACACCATCCCTGTCGTGAAGGATTCGGGGGTTCCGGTCGAAATCCTGCTCGACGCGCAAGGAACGCTTGATGTCTCCATCCGCAAGACGGGAGACCTTTCTGAGTATCCGCTGGAATGGATAAGCTTGCTTCTACGCCCTGCGGGAGACTCCGATGCACGGTTCGAGATGAGCGATAGCTACTCCGAAGCAGACAACCAGAAGTATCAGAAGGACATGAAGACTACATGCGAGATGCCCGAACCCCATCTTAAAATAGCGCTGGCTCCAGGGTCCTATGACGTAGTCGCCACAATCAAGTCACTTGGAACGCAGGCAGAAGGAATGATGACCACCCGTATTGCTGCATATGCGACCGCCGAAGTGGTGTCGGGATCGACAACAACGCTCCGATTTGACATGGGAGGTTCCGGTGCCTTGGAAGGAACCATTGCCACTGCCATTGACGACGTCAAGTGCGTCCTGACCTTGTTGCCCGGGTCTGATGCCGCTGTCCCCGAAGGAATCGATCTGAGTTCGCCTGACGAGAATGGATTGGGAGGCAGACTTACGACAGTTACATCGCAAAAGACTGTCTACAGCAACCATTTCGGGCCAGGCAGCTTCGTCATGCCGTTTCTACAAGAAGGGAGCTACACGTTAGTCGTGACCTCCGAGCGAAAGGATGGCACAACCTACGTACGTGAGAAGCGGAATGTGACGATTCGCGCGGGTGAAAGTGTTTCACTGGATATCGGCGATTGA